Proteins found in one Fulvitalea axinellae genomic segment:
- the xylE gene encoding D-xylose transporter XylE — protein MEKPKATNNHAYVIRLTLIATLGGLLFGYDTAVISGTVSSLEHFFIQPFGLSESDANSLLGQVISSALIGCVIGGLSGGWISEKLGRRNGLMLAAALFLVSAVGSSMPELFFEPSKEGAHLFVNHFVFYRIVGGIGVGLASMLSPMYIAEMAPSDIRGKLVSWNQFAIVMGMLIVYFVNYAISRQGDDQWLNTVGWRYMFASEIIPATVFLIGLCFVPRTPRFLVLKEKHQEARGVLDRISPAFAEQTLKEITGSMNQKSAKIMSYGVGVLVIGILLSAFQQFVGINVVLYYAPEIFKNMGMGTDAALFQTIIVGGINMLFTILAIYTVDKWGRKPLQIAGAVGMAVCMIALGFSFFLQSAGLFALICMLGYIACFAMSWGPVTWVLLSEIFPNSIRGKAMAVAVAAQWISNYLVSWTFPIMDKSTYLNGLFHHGFAYWIYGVMAIIASVFVWKFVPETKGKTLEEMENLWENNKG, from the coding sequence ATGGAAAAACCAAAAGCCACTAACAACCACGCCTACGTAATTCGGCTGACCCTGATCGCCACGCTTGGCGGGTTGCTTTTCGGCTACGACACGGCCGTGATATCGGGAACGGTCAGTTCCTTGGAGCATTTCTTTATACAACCCTTCGGCCTTAGCGAGTCGGACGCCAATTCTTTGCTCGGTCAGGTGATTTCGAGCGCTTTGATCGGTTGTGTAATCGGCGGTTTGTCCGGCGGGTGGATCAGCGAAAAGCTCGGCCGGCGCAACGGCCTTATGCTCGCGGCCGCGCTCTTTTTAGTTTCGGCGGTCGGATCTTCCATGCCCGAATTGTTCTTTGAGCCGTCGAAAGAGGGCGCCCATCTTTTCGTCAACCATTTCGTGTTTTACAGAATCGTCGGGGGAATTGGCGTGGGCTTGGCCTCCATGCTCTCGCCTATGTATATCGCCGAGATGGCGCCTTCGGATATCCGCGGTAAGCTGGTTTCCTGGAATCAGTTCGCCATCGTGATGGGTATGCTGATCGTGTATTTTGTCAATTACGCCATCTCCCGCCAAGGCGACGACCAATGGCTGAATACCGTAGGCTGGCGCTATATGTTCGCTTCCGAGATAATACCGGCCACGGTTTTCCTAATAGGCCTGTGTTTTGTACCCCGTACGCCACGCTTTTTGGTTTTGAAAGAAAAACACCAAGAGGCCAGGGGCGTATTGGACCGGATCAGCCCCGCCTTCGCCGAGCAAACTTTAAAGGAAATCACCGGCTCCATGAACCAAAAATCGGCCAAGATCATGTCTTACGGTGTCGGCGTTTTGGTAATCGGAATTCTGCTGTCCGCCTTCCAACAGTTTGTGGGCATCAATGTGGTTTTGTACTACGCCCCCGAGATTTTCAAGAATATGGGCATGGGCACTGACGCCGCCCTGTTCCAAACCATTATCGTGGGCGGAATCAATATGCTGTTCACCATTCTGGCCATCTACACCGTCGATAAATGGGGACGCAAACCGCTCCAAATCGCCGGGGCCGTGGGCATGGCCGTCTGTATGATCGCGCTGGGATTTTCCTTTTTCCTCCAGAGCGCCGGTCTGTTCGCCCTGATCTGTATGCTGGGTTATATCGCCTGTTTCGCCATGAGTTGGGGACCGGTTACTTGGGTATTGCTGTCGGAGATATTTCCCAACAGTATCCGGGGAAAAGCCATGGCCGTAGCCGTGGCGGCGCAGTGGATTTCCAACTATCTGGTCTCTTGGACCTTCCCCATTATGGACAAAAGCACCTACCTCAACGGCCTGTTCCACCACGGATTCGCCTATTGGATCTACGGCGTAATGGCAATTATAGCCTCGGTATTTGTCTGGAAATTCGTGCCCGAAACAAAAGGCAAGACATTGGAGGAAATGGAAAATTTATGGGAGAATAATAAAGGGTAG